GATGAAATGAACATAACGAAGATTGCTGCCTCTTCCAGCACTTTGTGAGGAAGTTATCAGTCCTTCATCTCTCCTTCTTCATCCTCTTCTTCCACTCCTCGAATATACAGGACATTATTACATCGAATGAGAACTTCTCCAAGATTGCCTGTTTGCGCTCCATCAATATATTCTTCTGTATTGGCAAGCTATGAACAGagatgtcatttttaaaacaatgtgcTGTATTAAGATATTCATTGcgtaaattttacatttaatcttttaattattaaaactaattgttttaaacacatcttcCACACTctcaaaattttaatgtttaataacAATTACCCAGTATAGTACTGCATAAATTTATTGTAAGAAACCAAAAGTATTTTGAATCCATACTTTTCCATCTACCTTTACAGAGTTGGTAGAGTGTGATGACCATTGAAATTATTACAGGCTATTATCTAAACCTGTTGGACCTGATCTAAAGAGCAGATGAATATAGTCTCATTAACAATCACAGATCTACAAATCATACTCAACTTTTCAGTTTAAGATCATGATCTGTTCATGCCAACTTGACATATGTAATTCTCCTCTTTGGATCaggtttaatacatgtagtttacatctATAAACCAGAACTTCTCAGTAGAAGCAATGTGGATTTTATTAAATAGTACAAGCCCAGTATTAATACCTGTAGATTCATGTAGCCATCCACAGACACCAGATATCCTTTGTATTCCATGCCCCATTTTAGTTTCACCATCACTGGTTTACCTGTAAGTCCATTCAGAAATGGCTTTGGGTTCATAGGTAATGACTGAAATTGCAAAAGAGaacaatatttgatatacaGTCTCGTGTTAAAAGTATTCGTAAAAACATGGCGTCGCTCAGATTAAAATTCGGTAACGCGCTTGTTTTAGACATCGTTTTCAGAAATGAAAGTAGAGTTATCTCTCATACTCTATATCTAACTTCACTAGGACAGACATTTATCACGTGATTGGTTAATGAGGTATTTTATCATCACTCTGCATTACTGTAGTTACTTTCGGTCTGTAAACAACCATGGGTAGAAAGGGGAAGGAATTATGTTTGGAAGAGAAACAATCCATTTTATCTCTTAGAAAAGCAAGTTTGACACTACAAGAAATATTAGATATTATCGGAAAGCCGTTATCTACAGTGCACACGTTTTTGAAGCGTCATGGAACAACTAAAGATGTTGAAAACAAACCGAGAAGCGGCCGACCCAAAAAGTGCAGTGCACAGGATgagcaacaaattttttgaaTGGTTAGAATGAATCGCAGGCAAAGTTTAACAGAATTAACGAATGTTAGAAATGAAATTGATCCTGGAACTGTCTCAGAAAGCACTgtgaaaagaattttaaatcGAGATGGATACAGAAGGAGTCTTCGAAATAACCCGGGAGTCCGATGCCCGGGGCCTGGTAAATTTGCAGGCGGGCATGTAAAAATTGCCAAATTACATGCCTGGAGGGCATGTGTAAATTTTCTGTCAACGTACAATATGTTTACTTGCCATTTCTTCCATCGTACCCAAGTTATTCACTTAACTTGCTTTGTGCAGTCTacattcttggtacaacttgtCTAATCAGCGTCAATCGTAATCATCAAAGTGTTTAGTTAAACCTATTGTATACATGTTTGCTAAATTACGAGACGTACATTGAGCTTGAAATTGAGAGGGAGCTGGAAAGAACTTGAAAGATGTCCCTAAtacaataaaattgatataaaacctttatttatttattttggttgcaccatacatgtaccggtaaataTACGAATTTTGAGTTGggcatgtaaaaatttgaatggGCTGGGTAAAAATGATGGGTCTACATGCCCGAAGGGCATATGctgaaaaaaattgtcatgaAGACTGAATGCGTGTGCGCgaaatgaataaatcaaagcATGAGAAATGGTGCAAAGAAGAAAACTGTGGATGACTactggaaaaaattaaatttttacagATGAATGTAGAGCTATGATCGATGGCGAACGTTGTGTATCTGTATGGAGAAAAGCCGGTCAGGAATGGGACCCACCTTGTATTGCACCTCCCGCCGGGCGACGTTTGGATTTAATGATCTGGGGAtgcattatttatatttatatcccatttgggctattatatcccaaacgggctattatattcaatttgggagattggtcccaacctgttaaCATGTTCACAGTCCTCTGCATCTTTTTCAATAAACCGCTAAATGTAGGAGAAGAGAGATATATATACCCtatctataaataaatacattttgtatttaaataaatacattttgtatttatatataaatttccCCTACATTTAGCggcttattgatagaaattcagaGGCCTGTGACATGTTTGATCAAATTAATGGGCATGGTTATGCGAAAGTCAACATATGAACTTcgtttgataaataataatctttaaaaatatatcaattctACTTACTGCCATTGTTTTGGTGGAAACTTTGACAAGTATAAatcttcttttattttattatcaaaaatccCGACCGGCGTGCTTGTAACGTTTTGTGTGCGCAATCCAGACTATTTTACTTTTAAGAAAACGAAATAACACTGAAAACTGAGACCAgaatcattgtttaaaaattcgtaaATAAAGGTctgttttttaaaactaagCAAATTTTTTAGCAACTATCATAAGAATTATGCATATCCAGTTCCcatcaaaatttgatttctttttaaaacttgttttgcGTTTTGTTACTTTATCACATTAAAAATTTTACCGGCGCGGCACAACGTGAAAAAGAGGGAAATGTGTAAATAATAATTTCTGCAATCTCAGAATGGGAGTTGTTTGGTAAATGTTGTTGACTATAGTTAATGCGTcttacattttatgtattttttttacctcatCGATAAAAGGGCACCAATTGTTCTTTTAAACACTTAGCCAtacaaacagaggaaattcggtattttgtttacaaaagaGAAGATTAGAGTGCAGGGTATCTTATCCGCTTGGTGCTCTTTCACGGATAAGAAAGATACATCTAGAGTATGTTACAGTTATTTATGTGATAGAGGACCGAATGGATAAGATCCCTATGTGATGGGGTCTTATTAAGAAGAAGTCGGGTGTAGTattgataaacatgataaatattGACATGTTTTGTCTGTAATTATCTGTTTTGGAGAAATGCAACGAAAACTTGCACAACCCATTAATTGTATGGTTGTAATTGTGGTTAAATTTAAATGCATTCCTTATGAAATCCTTActtataaatacaatatatgtCATTTTCAGCTTCCATCCCTTTACATTCAGCATTTTCTCACTGCATTTAGCTAAGCCTTATGTTTAGATCATAATTGAATTCATCCACCAGTCATTGCTCCTTATTTATACCAATGTGACTTTTAGACCAGTTCAACCAATAGGGTATAAGATATAGTTCAGTTCGGAGTACCTAACACAGTAACTTGTGATTCAATGGGCCTGGGTTGACCCGTCACTACTATTTCTCCCATCTCACTACATCAGTACATGTTCAAAATGTGCCAGCCCTCGTAACTGATAGGTTAATTCCTGCAAGACAATAGAACCTGTATCTTTGAAGGCAAAGGAACGTGCAATGGTCAGTTTGGTTTGAATACCTATGCCGCAGGATAGCTTGGTTGACTAGACATCAGTggggagaaataatgatggtAGGGACTAGGATTAAAACCTGGatcccctgaatctctagtcaagtgctatatccactgagctacatgtatctgggcCTGGGTTTGAATCCCAGGTGTGGTACATTATTTTTACTCCCATATCCTTACACTTATCATGCCCATATCTGTCGTTTTGGCTTCAGTTACATTTcttacttcaattttttttcagagattTGTGAAAGCTTTAGATGCTATAGCATTATTACTTATTGGGTtggttactgactgtttacagaaatttataGGGTcagtaaagtccatagaaggcgaggcagaacctaataagtgttttgttttgatgaggacctaaagtttgatatgtaaacaaacaaaagataatttatTACACTTAAATTCATAGCTTAGTTCTCTAATTTTGAACTTTCCTCGTCAGTCGACTGTGCAAACCTGGATGCCATTGTATTATCGTAATATTACGTCACAGGCAAAAGGGGGGGTCACTGTAAATATTTTGGGgcataaaaattaaaggtaCAGTTGAgcgtttgtgtaaaaaaaaatccgctCAAATAACGTTACATCCGCCATGTTGCCTTATAAATTTTGATGCTctccatgtaaaaaaaattataagctATTAGCTTTTAAAAGGCAATCATGTGAcgcgattcatccaatgacgtcgagatattaaattcatttgagATTGACagaatttgattttgaaaaaattatgtttaactgatcaataaaatgaataatatgtaatttttttatggtCATAGTGTGTTTGCCTGTCCAGTCCCTGAGGGTAAAAGTGGGCAGCAGGTGGTGGATGGGCTCCAGAAGCAGGTGGAAATGATGGGCGCCACAAAGTCTGGGAATTTCCTAGTAGACTGCGAGACCTACCAGTCCAACCCACAGAATGTCACACAGACTCGTATGTACATGTCTTATATATTTTGTGTGTCTGGAGTCATAAGGATATTGCATTGTTGGAATATGGGGTTATTCatgtaaacattgaaaaatttaataagaTGGTCTACAGCTAGCGCATACATACTGGCTGTGATTCTTTTCATGATGTTCCTTTTGTAGGGAGAGAGAGAAGGGATATCGGGGCTTCGTTGTGtctaatttttatgaaattctgTTTTAACTCTTTAAAGTATATACTATCCTACCTTCTATGGTATTATCAAAACCAACTGATTTACTTGTCAATGTAAttaataagtttaaattttgactggagtattaaataaaacaacttgTCTGTTGGTTCATTCAAAGACATGGTATGCACATGCACTATGCAGCAGTAGTTAACAATGATGATTAAACTTTTCCTAGAACATGatattcagtatattaaatgaGCTTTATGGGCACAGAAATGACATTCGCTTTAACATTATAATGAAACCGACTTGTATCTGCCTTTATATCAGCTTTTCTTTTCTCATTATCGTTCTAGCCCAACAGTGCGTGGTCAACATCCTTCACAACAGTGAACATCCGGCATCCTGTTTTTCTGTCACAGAATCAGGTCAAATCTTAGTGtctgacctactttttgaggaCTTGATGTCCAAACTGACCATGGCAAAGGCAGGCAGGGAAAGTTTTTACTCCCAAAGAAAGGGCTTCAAAATTGAGTCTCGGGGACAGAGATATGAAGTAGGGGACTTTATCATCAAGATTGGGTCTGTGTCCCTGGCTTCTAATTTTCGAGGGATTCTAATCGAGGTGAGTAAAGACTGCACATATCATCTTCATATTTAATTTAGGACTTTGATCCATGGAAtagcttttaaaataaaactaaaaaaataaatgataaatgattttaatgaaatatgctttaaataaaaaaaaccagccTTGGTTTAAGAATTTTAGAAAAGCATTGAAGATTGCACACataaatttttccaaaaaaatagaattgagaggtaattttttcaaatttcagcATATTTATGCTAATAACAAACTGCCCAATGTCTATTCAGGTTGAATATTGCCCATGTGTTATCTTGAATGAGTGTTGGAACATGATGAAGGAACTACTGCAGAGCATGGTGGGAAACTCCGCCGAAACCCCTCCACCAGTCCTCAAGCATAAGCCAGACACTGTGTACACGCCCTCAGACACCATCCTCCAGTATCTAGATCACTTCAACAACTTCAGGAAGGCTGTATCAGCCCCCCCTCCCAGCAGGTGATGCCCCTCCCAGCAGGTGATGTTTTGTGAATCTTGGGGGTGGAGGAGTTTTAAGTGTACAGCTGACTGCATACAGAACAGGGAGTGTAACAAAATGCCTGTGTACAGGTGTCCACACTTTTCTAAAGCAAGTCTAGGAGTGAAGAGTGGAGAATGTAAACACAACAGCATAGTAAACAGTGAGTGTGGGGATAAACCCCAAAACTTAGTGTCTCTCAAGGAGTAGAGCAAAAGAGATGTCCATGGTGGAAGACCAGTGCTAAAGTGACAACATGTAGTAACTGATTGACTTGCCTGCTCTATCTGTTACCCAACAGAGGGCATGGTTGATGTGGGTGCTATATAGTGAACAGTACTCAGGCAATAATTAGCTGATGTATTGTAACTCAACATCTAAttcatttgtaaatatatttcttattgtttaatagagaaattgaaatacatgtaccatttacTGCGATATGTACCAATagtgatttttatttctttcaattaaaaagaatgcctaaaagattttttattctGGATTTTCAATTGCAAAAATCATTAATAAGGAGTGTATATTTAGTGACTGTTACCATTGAAATTTCCTGCTTTTTTCCTTCATTTGACTTCCCTGTGTCACTGTAACCTATTGAATTCTTTTtcagtattttgaaaaaataaatacatgtaataatatattaACTCAGAgatttgtacattttttaaatgtttaatgccAGTCCCAATTTTCCAATATGAATGCAAATAGATGTacaaatgtattacatgtataatatgcacagatgagaatttttaaacatgatacAGTAAATGATCTGTAAAATTCTTTATACAATATGCCTACTGTTGGTGTAACTATAAAAACTgctatatacattttaaatttatttcattacattGTACAGATTATTTAAACCACAGTGAAACTCTGTCATTCAGTCAGCTGTTA
This genomic window from Crassostrea angulata isolate pt1a10 chromosome 8, ASM2561291v2, whole genome shotgun sequence contains:
- the LOC128161223 gene encoding small nuclear ribonucleoprotein F, coding for MASLPMNPKPFLNGLTGKPVMVKLKWGMEYKGYLVSVDGYMNLQLANTEEYIDGAQTGNLGEVLIRCNNVLYIRGVEEEDEEGEMKD
- the LOC128160554 gene encoding mediator of RNA polymerase II transcription subunit 20-like, translating into MGVVCVFACPVPEGKSGQQVVDGLQKQVEMMGATKSGNFLVDCETYQSNPQNVTQTPQQCVVNILHNSEHPASCFSVTESGQILVSDLLFEDLMSKLTMAKAGRESFYSQRKGFKIESRGQRYEVGDFIIKIGSVSLASNFRGILIEVEYCPCVILNECWNMMKELLQSMVGNSAETPPPVLKHKPDTVYTPSDTILQYLDHFNNFRKAVSAPPPSR